Within Limanda limanda chromosome 17, fLimLim1.1, whole genome shotgun sequence, the genomic segment CAGAGACTCGGCCTCACCTTCCTGAAGCCACGTCTGGCTGCTTGGCGGTCAGACATGAAAGCAATAAATCAAtatatgttttgtaaaaatgAACTTTGTCACATCTAAAACATGAGCTTGTGAAAGTCTATTAGTGTATACTTTATAATATGTtatgaccaaaatatgttatgGTTATTAGTGGCAGTAGCACAAAGTTCAGAAgtgtatattcatgtttttcagTTACCAGAGGGGAAACCGCTCCCTCGGCGCAAACCTTTCCACGTCCGAATCCGCTCCAGCTGCTGATGCTCTGACTCCTCACATGGACACACAGGAACAGATAGAAGACTATGATATACCTGCAGAGGTAGAAACTGTTATCGGTACGTTCCTGCCTCCACTAAGTGTGAAAAGGTTGTTATTGCAATACGTGTTATCTGAAACTTTAatttgcatgtgttctttttacaGAGCATCTGCTGGTGGGACTTAAAGATAAGGAAACCATTGTGCGGTGGTCTGCGGCAAAGGGGTAAAAAATCTGCCCCCACTAAACAAATTTGCAACGGCTTATAACAAGTTCTCCTTGTagcttcttgtttttttgtattctcTATTTGAAAGACAGAATTTCCAGAtgtctttgtttgatttgaatgtATTCCCCCCTTCAGCAATGGGAGGGTGACTGGGAGGCTTCCCAAAGAGCTGGCCGACGAGGTGGTGGGATCCTTGCTGGATTGCTTCAGGTAGGTTCATGTTTGCTCTCACCATCAGTGACTCTCAGCTgctctttttctattttaaaatacCTGTCATGCAGGGACAAAACGTTAAGCTCCCCCACTATTCAAGAAATGTGTCCTATATTTTCAACTGcaacgtgtgtgttgtgtttcaagCTTCCAGGAAACGGACAAGGCTTGGCACGGAGGCTGCCTGGCCTTGGCCGAGCTGAGCAGAAGAGGCCTGCTGCTTCCCTCCAGGTTGACGGAGGGTATGTTTCCACAAATTCACACTGAAATCGTTATTACAGTATTAGATAAATTGATTACTGTAAGCAAGTCAGCGTTTGttacttatttattaaaaatgtgtaCATTTACAGTGCATTGCCATATCTTATATCTCCAACTTTACACAATGACAAACCTGTCcagatttaaatattaaaaacccTTAAAAAATGCTTTCCATCTTTTCCCATCTAGTCTGATGTCAAGacgttatacacacacacacacctgtggcAACATGTCTTTTCAtttaacacatatttatttttcttaatgaCTGACCATGTGCCACTACTGTAGacatttcacatattttttaGATTAATCAAATCTTTCAGTGCTTAATTAATATTTACATTACAGTTGAACGTCGCGGCTGAAAGGTGGGAGATGCTTTGTCCTTATTTACAAATCTTATAAAAGTCCGAGTTGAATTGTTCCTCTCAGCGATGCCTCCTCCTCAGAACCCGTCCTGGAACCTTTGCTCGCTTGTTGGGTTTATGGCAGCTGTTTTCAGCCCTGACACTCTTTGCTCTCTTCTTGCCAATTGTCTTGAGCTTCGTCTTCTCTGGAGATCCAGGACTTCTAGCCTCCATGTTGTATTCTGAGGGCCtgactgcagagctgaagtcacATGAGGAGACAGCAGAGCTCGCAATGGAGAGCTGACAGAGAGCCAGCGCTGCCGTCTGCCTCCCGTCAAACGTCTCCTCATCCAGCTCATCGTCTGGCGTCCGCTGGAGATGTTCAGGGCTGCTGTGACAATCTCGAATGCTGAGGTTCAGAGGCAAATCATCCTCCCTtagtttctctgtgtctgaacACCTCAGTCTGTGGTCAGATGGGCTGTCGTCTGTGTCCTGTTTTCTCGTTGAGAGGTTGAGGGGAGCCAGGTCTTGTTCTGACTTAGTTTGTGGACATGGCTCAGAGACAGAAGTGGAGGAATAGCTGCAGATCTCTGCCGACCTGAGAGAAACAgaccaaaacaaacatttgaaggACAACACAATCATTGTAAATGCAATACACTGCAGCTGAGGAATAATTGATTCCTGGATACATAAACAAATAGGGATTTCGCTTACCCTCTGTCCACAGGCTGAAGTCTTAAATGCAGCAGGCTCTCAGCAGACTCTTGTCTCAGGTCAGACGTGATGTCCTGCGTGGGGACGGCTGTGTGGACGAGTTGGGACGTGGTCTGAGAGTCGCCCATGCTGGTGTACTGCAGGggctctgtgtctctctggaGGCTGTGTGCATGGTGGGGTCTGTCCGGGGACCCCAAAGCAGAACAACCCTCTTTGGGGCTGAGCCTGGTGGCCTTGTCTCCACTTTGCACATGGCTGCTCTGCTCTTGAGCAGATGTGTTGAGACCATTGTGTCTGGGATGTGAGTGCATGTATAACTCGTAATCCTTGGGCCTCAGGGTTTGGTCGTACAAAGGGATGTATCTGGGTCCTGTAAATGGCATGGAGAGCTCATGTGGCCTGTACAGGGTATAGTGCATAGGGGGGGGCGGGTGCAGAGGGTGGCAGTACCTGTATGCGTATGTAGGGAAAAGGGAAGCGTGAGGTGGGGCAATGGGTTGTGGCATCAGCGGCCTCTGTGGGTCCATCAAGTCTGGCTGGAAAGAAGAAGAGTTGGGCTCGTTTGCATGGTGGTTCCCTGGGAGGTAGTAGGACGGGTACAGGGGGCGGTCGGGCAGGAGGTAAGTCGGGTATTCAGGAACCATGGGAGGGGCTAATGGCTTTAAGGGGCCGGACGAGGGAATCGGGCCCCATGAGAAGGCTGGGTGGCTGAAAGCGGGAGCCGGGGTTTGTGAATCCTCTGACTGCTGCACAGACGACTTGAAGGTGTCGGATCCATCCCGGTTGGGTGTGACGGGGTAGAAGGCGGATGGGCGTGGCAGGGATGGTGCTTCATtgctctccctgtcctctctctctgtaactgTATGTGGTGCTGTCACATTCTGGACGTCCTTATTCACTGGACTGTCACACCCTACGTCTACGTCTTCTGTGTCTTCTCTGCACTCGGCTGTGTCCTCCTCGGCCTCCTGGTCCTGAGGACTGTCGTCCGGACCCTCTTCCACGGCCTCGGGGCTCGGACAATCCTTGGAGGTGTCCGAGGTTCCCTTTGCCACAGCTTTGACCTGTCGAGCTGTTGGCCCAGTCTTCTGGGACATCAGGGAGATAGAGTTTTTACACAAGTTGTATTT encodes:
- the znf750 gene encoding zinc finger protein 750, encoding METAQERKPKRPHYIPRPPGKPFKYQCFQCPFTCNEKSHLFNHMKYNLCKNSISLMSQKTGPTARQVKAVAKGTSDTSKDCPSPEAVEEGPDDSPQDQEAEEDTAECREDTEDVDVGCDSPVNKDVQNVTAPHTVTEREDRESNEAPSLPRPSAFYPVTPNRDGSDTFKSSVQQSEDSQTPAPAFSHPAFSWGPIPSSGPLKPLAPPMVPEYPTYLLPDRPLYPSYYLPGNHHANEPNSSSFQPDLMDPQRPLMPQPIAPPHASLFPTYAYRYCHPLHPPPPMHYTLYRPHELSMPFTGPRYIPLYDQTLRPKDYELYMHSHPRHNGLNTSAQEQSSHVQSGDKATRLSPKEGCSALGSPDRPHHAHSLQRDTEPLQYTSMGDSQTTSQLVHTAVPTQDITSDLRQESAESLLHLRLQPVDRGSAEICSYSSTSVSEPCPQTKSEQDLAPLNLSTRKQDTDDSPSDHRLRCSDTEKLREDDLPLNLSIRDCHSSPEHLQRTPDDELDEETFDGRQTAALALCQLSIASSAVSSCDFSSAVRPSEYNMEARSPGSPEKTKLKTIGKKRAKSVRAENSCHKPNKRAKVPGRVLRRRHR